The proteins below come from a single Gavia stellata isolate bGavSte3 chromosome 8, bGavSte3.hap2, whole genome shotgun sequence genomic window:
- the CFAP210 gene encoding cilia- and flagella- associated protein 210 translates to MHLRSKAVVKDWPNTIMGLAQQKIKAKQLREEREEEERKLLDLEEEQFQAAKRKEAIDRAKTYLYYQNERVKGLHSALLLAEVLKERDAQVEFKKLKSDVKKKKDEEKEHAHKEAILREQEKAHQRYMNQQALRRDQLEQIKEHKHQADLAKLEVKREGEQIQRLNQLYQLEIQRRMEKEQEEKVERQRLHHEHVTDQEIIKAVEEQKQMEEDNRIKAHFKAKETIAKLIKEKEADMRRLTQEHQNKIVSQLAVQMNKALKMEDDRLARDSAKKEAEQEKKCKEKEAKEKAAIESIAEHRATVMKMKVEKEREEKAEGKKELHALMEKNRVYLEMEKAKKQRQRDANLEVQKIQIQQMAEKQAKKQQEKQADLDYDAQREAIALHKEREFQSYAKQVIESESKTTHHLYPLLKASKDGRGLGHGPFSRGREGINTSFQAQDGAGTQLPCCSCTTAQEVKNVK, encoded by the exons ATGCACTTACGCTCCAAAGCGGTTGTAAAAGATTGGCCCAATACCATTATG GGCCTGGcacaacagaaaattaaagccAAACAATTACgtgaagaaagggaagaggaagaaagaaagttACTTGATTTGGAAGAAGAACAGTTCCAAGCAGCAAAACGGAAGGAGGCTATTGATCGTGCAAAAACCTACCTATACTATCAGAATGAAAGAGTGAAAGGGTTGCAT AGTGCACTTCTACTTGCTGAGGTCCTAAAAGAAAGAGATGCTCAAGttgaatttaaaaagttaaagtcagatgttaaaaaaaagaaggatgaagaaaaagaacatgcacATAAAGAAGCTATTctcagagagcaagaaaaggCACATCAGCGTTATATGAATCAACAGGCACTACGCAGAGATCAGCTGGAACA AATAAAGGAGCACAAGCATCAGGCAGATCTGGCCAAGCTAGAAGTCAAAAGAGAAGGGGAACAAATACAGAGATTGAACCAATTGTACCAACTGGAAATTCAGAGAAGAATGGAAaaggaacaggaggaaaaagttgaACGCCAGAGGCTGCATCAT GAGCATGTAACTGATCAGGAAATTATCAAAGCAGTAGAGGaacaaaaacaaatggaagaagATAATCGGATTAAAgctcattttaaagcaaaggaaactATTGCCAAGCtgataaaagagaaagaagctgaCATGCGTAG ACTAACACAGGAACATCAGAACAAAATCGTTAGCCAACTAGCTGTACAAATGAATAAGGCATTAAAGATGGAAGATGATCGTCTTGCTAGAGACTctgcaaaaaaagaagctgaacaagaaaaaaaatgcaaagagaaagaagcaaaagaaaaggcagccaTTGAATCTATTGCTGAACACAGAGCCACTGTG atgaagatgaaagtggaaaaggagagagaggaaaaagcagagggTAAAAAAGAACTTCATGCGCTAATGGAAAAGAATCGCGTCTacctggaaatggaaaaagccAAGAAACAAAGACAACGTGACGCAAACTTGGAAGTACAGAAAATTCAGATCCAGCAAATG GCTgaaaagcaggcaaaaaaacagcaggaaaagcaagCAGATTTGGACTACGATGCTCAGAGAGAGGCTATTGCACTTCATAAGGAGCGTGAATTTCAGAGCTATGCAAAGCAAGTAATTGAATCAGAGTCCAAGACTACGCATCATCTTTATCCTCTTCTCAAAGCATCCAAAGATGGAAGAGGACTTGGACATGGGCCATTTtccagaggaagagaaggaataaATACTAGTTTTCAAGCGCAGGATGGTGCTGGGACCCAGTTACCTTGTTGTAGCTGTACTACTGCTCAAGAAGTTAAAAACGTGAAATAA
- the PHOSPHO2 gene encoding pyridoxal phosphate phosphatase PHOSPHO2, with product MKFLLVFDFDHTIVDENSDTWIVKCAPEKKLPSGLRNSYRPGHWTEYMGRVFVYLGDNGIKEDEMKRTMTTIPFTAGMVDLLGFIGKNKKLFDCIIVSDSNTVFIDWILKAADFHKVFDEVFTNPAAFTSTGYLTVQNFHAHHCAKCPKNLCKRKVLKEFLDKQLERGASYTQIVYIGDGGNDLCPVMFLRKDDIAMPRQGYTLEKKISQLAQDLSPVECSVLVWSSATEILSYLKVLIKE from the coding sequence ATGAAATTTCTCTTGGTTTTTGATTTTGACCATACAATCGTAGATGAAAATAGTGATACCTGGATTGTGAAATGTGCTCCTGAGAAAAAACTTCCTAGTGGATTAAGAAACTCCTACCGACCAGGACACTGGACAGAATATATGGGCAGAGTCTTTGTCTACTTGGGAGACAATGGCATCAAAGAAGATGAGATGAAAAGAACTATGACAACAATTCCTTTCACTGCAGGAATGGTAGATCTTCTGGGGTTTATTGGCAAGAACAAGAAGTTGTTTGACTGCATAATTGTTTCAGATTCTAATACAGTGTTTATTGACTGGATTTTGAAAGCTGCTGACTTCCATAAGGTGTTTGATGAAGTGTTTACAAACCCTGCAGCCTTCACCAGTACTGGCTATCTTACTGTACAGAACTTCCATGCTCACCATTGTGCAAAGTGCCCTAAAAACCTTTGcaaaaggaaagttttaaaagaatttctaGATAAACAGTTGGAGCGAGGAGCAAGTTATACACAAATTGTGTATATAGGTGATGGTGGGAATGACTTATGTCCAGTAATGTTTTTGAGGAAAGATGATATTGCTATGCCCAGGCAGGGGTATACCTTGGAGAAAAAGATTTCTCAGCTGGCCCAAGATCTCAGTCCTGTAGAGTGTTCTGTTCTGGTTTGGTCATCTGCTACTGAAATTCTGTCTTATCTGAAAGTGCTTATAAAGGAATAA
- the KLHL23 gene encoding kelch-like protein 23: protein MAVAGQEDCAYLYTDSSHPADFLEAFRAFYLDGLFTDITLQCASGVIFHCHRAALAACSSYFKAMFTADMKEKSKNQIRLPGLSHAVLEALVNYAYTSQVQITKRNVQSLLQAADLLQFVSVKKACEQFLVRHLDTDNCIGMHSFAEYHDCSELEKESRRILLWQFEEVWKQEEFLDVGKEKLSFILSRENLNVWKEEAAIEAVVKWVAHNVEERIEDVYELLSCVKVDVDNVYLRSALSLQKKCRLNDSKIRSLVYSALNSNPKGLSRRPTAAMYVIGGYYWHPLSEVHVWDPLTNAWVQGTEMPDHTRESYGVASLGPNIYVTGGYRTESIEALDTVWIYNSERDEWTEGCPMLDARYYHCTVSLSGCIYALGGYRKGAPVQEAEFYDPLKKKWFPIANMIKGVGNATACVLHEVIYVTGGHYGYRGSCTYDKIQRYHSGSNEWSIVTTSPHPEYGLCSITLQNKIYFVGGQTTITDCYDPEQNEWKQMAHMMERRMECGAVVMNGCIYVTGGYSYSKGTYLQSIEKYNPELNKWEAVGNLPSAMRSHGCVCVYNV from the exons ATGGCAGTGGCCGGGCAGGAGGACTGCGCGTACCTCTACACGGACTCCTCTCACCCCGCCGATTTCCTGGAGGCGTTCCGGGCGTTTTACCTGGACGGGCTGTTCACCGACATCACCCTGCAGTGCGCTTCGGGGGTCATCTTCCACTGCCACAGAGCCGCCTTGGCGGCTTGCAGCAGTTATTTTAAAGCCATGTTCACAGCCGATATGAAAGAGAAATCTAAAAACCAGATCAGACTTCCCGGGCTCAGCCATGCTGTGCTGGAAGCCCTCGTGAATTATGCATACACATCACAGGTCCAGATAACAAAGAGAAATGTCCAAAGCCTGCTCCAGGCCGCAGACCTCCTCCAGTTTGTGTCAGTAAAGAAAGCCTGTGAGCAGTTTCTGGTGAGGCACTTAGATACCGACAACTGCATAGGGATGCACTCCTTTGCCGAATATCACGATTGCTCGGAGCTAGAAAAAGAGTCCAGGCGGATATTGTTGTGGCAGTTTGAAGAAGTGTGGAAGCAGGAAGAGTTTCTGGACGTTGGCAAGGAGAAGCTCTCTTTTATTCTCTCCAGAGAGAATCTCAATGTTTGGAAAGAAGAGGCGGCCATCGAAGCTGTCGTTAAGTGGGTTGCACACAATGTGGAAGAAAGAATTGAAGATGTCTATGAACTGCTGAGCTGCGTCAAAGTGGACGTAGATAACGTGTATTTGAGGTCAGCTTTAAGCCTTCAGAAAAAATGCCGACTTAATGACAGTAAGATAAGGTCACTCGTATATAGTGCCCTGAACTCCAATCCCAAAGGCCTTTCCAGAAGACCCACAGCAGCCATGTATGTGATCGGAGGATATTATTGGCATCCCTTATCAGAAGTGCATGTTTGGGATCCTTTAACCAACGCATGGGTGCAGGGAACAGAGATGCCAGATCACACCAGAGAGAGCTATGGGGTCGCTAGCTTGGGACCAAACATATATGTGACGGGAGGTTATAGAACGGAGAGCATCGAAGCCCTTGACACTGTGTGGATATATAACAGTGAGAGAGATGAATGGACAGAAGGCTGCCCCATGCTCGATGCAAGGTATTACCACTGCACGGTTTCCTTGAGCGGCTGCATCTACGCGTTGGGTGGTTACCGAAAGGGAGCTCCAGTACAAGAAGCTGAGTTCTATgatcctttaaaaaagaaatggtttcCCATTGCAAACATGATCAAAG GTGTTGGAAATGCCACTGCCTGCGTCCTGCATGAAGTCATCTATGTAACCGGAGGTCACTATGGGTacaggggaagctgcacctaTGATAAAATCCAGAGATACCATTCAGGTAGCAATGAGTGGAGTATAGTCACCACAAGTCCGCATCCAG AATACGGATTGTGTTCAATTACATTACAAAACAAGATCTATTTTGTGGGTGGACAGACCACAATCACGGACTGCTATGACCCAGAGCAAAACGAATGGAAGCAGATGGCTCACATGATGGAGAGAAGGATGGAGTGTGGCGCGGTGGTTATGAACGGATGCATCTATGTTACAGGAGGATATTCCTATTCAAAAGGAACATATCTGCAGAGCATTGAGAAGTACAACCCTGAACTGAATAAATGGGAAGCAGTAGGTAATCTTCCCAGTGCTATGCGGTCACATggctgtgtctgtgtgtataacgtgtaa
- the SSB gene encoding lupus La protein, whose product MKMAENGDGENMSILETKICQQIEYYFGNHNLPRDKFLKEQIKLDDGWVPLEVMIKFNRLSRLSKDFSVIVEALRKSKTGLMEINEDKTKIRRSPNKPLPELNDQYKAAIKNRSVYVKGFPLDATLDDIKEWLEDKGPVENIQMRRTLQRTFKGSIFAVFDSVESAKKFTETPNQKYKDTELIVLFKEEYCTKKNEERRQNKVEAKARAKQEKEEKQKQAADAEMKSLEEKTGCLLKFSGDLDDQTCREDLHDVFSDHGEIKWIHFVRGAKEGIILFKDIAKEALEKAKEAHNGNLQLRNKDVTWEVLEGDAEKESLKKILEDQQELLKQKTKGRKIKGKGRGGKIPQGAHKGKVQFQGKKIKFENEEEGGEDNTKTEPASPKKRPLDEMEKEGPAPKQLKTENGDGDQ is encoded by the exons ATGAAAATGGCTGAAAATGGAGATGGTGAAAACATGTCTATTTTGGAAACCAAAATCTGTCAGCAAATTGAG TACTATTTTGGCAACCACAATCTACCAAGAGACAAGTTCCTAAAGGAACAGATCAAACTAGATGATGGATGGGTGCCTTTAGAAGTAATGATCAAATTCAACAG GTTAAGTCGCCTTTCGAAAGATTTCAGTGTTATTGTAGAAGCACTAAGAAAATCCAAGACTGGTTTAATGGAAATAAACGAAGACAAAACTAAAATCAGAAGATCTCCAAACAAACCCCTTCCTGAATTAAATGACCAGTATAAGGCTGCAATTAAAAACAGATCTGTATATGTT AAAGGCTTTCCACTAGATGCAACTCTTGATGATATCAAAGAATGGCTTGAGGATAAAGGTCCAGTTGAAAACATTCAAATGAGGAGAACATTGCAGAGAACATTTAAG GGCTCAATATTTGCAGTTTTTGACAGTGTTGAATCTGCTAAGAAGTTCACAGAGACCCCAAACCAGAAGTACAAAGACACAGAGTTGATAGTACTTTTCAA GGAGGAGTATTGTacaaagaagaatgaagaaaggagacaaaacAAAGTAGAAGCTAAAGCAAGAGCTAAACA ggaaaaagaagaaaaacagaaacaagcagCGGATGCTGAAATG aAGTCTCTGGAAGAAAAGACAGGATGTCTTCTGAAGTTTTCTGGTGATCTAGATGATCAAACATGCAGAGAAGATCTCCATGATGTATTTTCTGATCACGGAGAAATCAAATGGATACACTTTGTCAGAGGTGCAAAGGAG ggaatCATCCTATTTAAGGATATTGCAAAAGAAGCTCTGGAAAAAGCTAAAGAAGCACATAATGGAAACTTACAGCTTCGGAACAAGGATGTTACATGGGAAGTGCTAGAAGGCGATGCAGAGAAAgaatctctgaaaaaaatactggaagatcAGCAAGAATtgttgaaacagaaaacaaaag GACgcaaaattaaaggaaaaggaagagggggaaagaTACCTCAGGGTGCACACAAAGGAAAAGTACAGTTTCAGggcaagaaaataaagtttgagAATGAAGAAGAAGGTGGTGAAGATAATACTAAAACAG AACCAGCAAGTCCCAAGAAGAGACCACtagatgaaatggaaaaagaaggacCTGCAccaaaacaactgaaaacagaaaacgGAGATGGAGATCAGTAA